A genomic window from Bacteroidota bacterium includes:
- a CDS encoding DUF4301 family protein: protein MLKNNDIEFIKAKGISEAQLETHILNFKSGFPYSNLKSAATAGNGIIKFGNIEIKELVKYFNSESLGREIIKFVPASGAASRMFKHLFEFRDNPDTKQLNDDGFNSVGYFFKHLTEFAFYDDLSEIFESEGFNLSVSIQNKEYNKIIDLLLNAEGLQYASLPKGLLKFHNYNDGARLAIEEHLVEGAVYCKNDDNKVKIHFTVSPEHQEKSEVAIEKIKRKHEIAFDIQFEISFSIQKPSTDMIAVDMQNEPLRDANGDLVFRPGGHGALIENLNDIDGDIIFIKNIDNIVPDRLRETTYIYKKVIAAHLIKLQVQTFEYLTNLKNKAIPDKLLSEIEAFAKNKLFIDLSDKSINIDRAEYLFNKMNRPLRVCGMVINEGEPGGGPFWVFDQNGNQSLQIVENSQIDLKNQNQKKIVGDATHFNPVDLVCGVRDYQGNKFNLKNYVDHQTGFISIKSQNGKELKAQELPGLWNGAMANWITIFVECPILTFNPVKIINDLLREQHQ from the coding sequence ATGCTCAAAAACAACGACATTGAATTTATAAAGGCAAAAGGTATAAGCGAAGCACAATTAGAAACCCATATACTGAATTTTAAAAGCGGGTTTCCTTATTCTAATTTAAAATCTGCTGCCACTGCAGGGAATGGGATTATCAAATTTGGTAATATTGAGATCAAAGAGCTAGTTAAATATTTCAATTCGGAATCACTGGGTCGGGAGATCATTAAATTTGTTCCGGCTTCGGGTGCTGCAAGTCGAATGTTCAAGCATTTATTTGAATTCAGGGATAATCCAGACACTAAACAATTGAATGATGATGGGTTTAACTCAGTTGGCTACTTTTTTAAGCATTTAACTGAATTTGCATTTTATGACGATTTATCCGAAATCTTTGAATCCGAGGGTTTTAATCTTTCAGTATCTATCCAGAATAAAGAATATAATAAAATCATTGACCTATTACTTAATGCTGAAGGACTTCAATATGCATCCCTGCCCAAAGGTTTATTGAAATTTCATAACTACAACGATGGTGCCCGGCTGGCAATTGAAGAGCATCTGGTTGAAGGAGCTGTATATTGTAAGAATGATGACAATAAAGTGAAAATTCATTTTACGGTATCACCCGAACATCAGGAGAAATCTGAAGTTGCAATTGAAAAAATAAAAAGAAAGCATGAAATAGCATTCGACATTCAATTTGAGATCAGTTTCTCCATTCAAAAACCCTCGACTGATATGATTGCAGTTGATATGCAAAACGAACCTCTTCGTGATGCAAACGGCGACTTGGTTTTTAGGCCGGGAGGGCACGGAGCTCTTATCGAAAACCTGAATGACATTGATGGAGATATTATTTTTATTAAAAATATTGATAATATCGTACCCGACAGATTAAGAGAAACAACTTATATATACAAAAAGGTGATTGCCGCGCATCTGATTAAATTACAAGTGCAAACTTTCGAATATCTTACCAATCTTAAGAATAAAGCAATCCCTGATAAATTATTAAGCGAAATTGAAGCATTTGCCAAGAACAAATTATTTATCGATTTAAGTGATAAGTCAATAAATATAGATCGTGCCGAATATTTGTTCAATAAAATGAATCGCCCCCTAAGGGTATGCGGAATGGTAATAAACGAAGGAGAACCCGGAGGAGGTCCATTTTGGGTTTTTGATCAAAATGGCAATCAATCACTTCAAATTGTCGAAAACTCACAAATCGACCTGAAAAACCAAAATCAGAAAAAGATAGTGGGTGATGCAACTCACTTCAATCCCGTCGATTTAGTTTGTGGTGTTCGCGATTATCAAGGAAATAAATTCAACCTAAAGAATTATGTAGATCATCAAACCGGATTTATCTCCATTAAATCACAAAATGGAAAAGAGCTTAAAGCTCAGGAATTACC